The following are from one region of the Gigantopelta aegis isolate Gae_Host unplaced genomic scaffold, Gae_host_genome ctg1970_pilon_pilon, whole genome shotgun sequence genome:
- the LOC121391229 gene encoding LOW QUALITY PROTEIN: 50S ribosomal protein L13-like (The sequence of the model RefSeq protein was modified relative to this genomic sequence to represent the inferred CDS: inserted 1 base in 1 codon; deleted 1 base in 1 codon) — MASRLSQQHILSLWYLIDARNQVVGRLATMISLILQGKKNQSTILQWTLGDHVVVINTSHISFTGRKWDQKLYVHHTGFPGGLKEILAKDLHEKDHTKVLRKAVNGXLPKNNLRKKRMRRLHLFPDEKDCSLEVLAKYCCKRALWCEESLEKKAVTVMAAICVRCYVGRRLSPEC, encoded by the exons ATGGCCTCTAGACTCAGTCAG CAACACATACTAAGTTTATGGTACCTCATTGATGCTCGTAATCAAGTGGTCGGTCGTCTAGCAACAATGATCTCTTTGATATTGcaaggaaaaaaaaaccaatctaCCATCCTTCAG TGGACACTGGGTGATCATGTTGTAGTCATTAATACTAGTCATATTAGCTTCACTGGTCGCAAATGGGATCAAAAATTATAT GTCCATCACACTGg ATTTCCTGGTGGTCTAAAAGAGATTTTAGCAAAAGATTTACATGAAAAAGACCATACAAAG GTATTAAGGAAAGCTGTAAATG ATTTACCAAAAAACAATTTACGGAAAAAGAGAATGAGACGTTTACATCTCTTTCCAGATGAG AAGGACTGCTCTCTGGAAGTCCTGGCCAAGTACTGCTGTAAAAGAGCACTCTGGTGTGAAGAATCTTTAGAGAAGAAAGCTGTAACTGTCATGGCTGCCATCTGTGTCCGCTGCTATGTAGGAAGGAGACTTTCACCGGAGTGTTGA